In Choloepus didactylus isolate mChoDid1 chromosome 18, mChoDid1.pri, whole genome shotgun sequence, the genomic stretch CCCAGTTGGGGAACTGAGGGGAGAAAAACACAAGATATTTCAAAGCAAACCACAATTCTGTGCCCCTCCTAGTGTGAGCTTCCTTTAAGCCTCCCCTTCCTTGTCCTTTTCATCCTGTGCTACTGAGGAATGAAACATATTCTGGAAAGATGATCAGATAAGTAGGTGGATGGTATAAGTTGGGGATTTTATTATAGTTTTGACACATTTCATAACAAGCACTAATCATCTGCAGTGTTCCGTtgtcatttgaaaaaaatgtaaaagctaCACCTGCTCACTgcctctcttttcttccagacaaAAGAACATATGTTCCTGACACGAGTCTGCCTTGTTCCCTACCTGCAGTCACCACCGGAGAAGGCTGGGCTTTGCGGCAAGTGGGGAGTGGCTGAGAATTTATGGGCTCTCCTCTCCCCTGCAGCCCAAGCAAGTTTCCAGGACTTTCCTGGTTCTGTCAGGTGTTAGGATAATTTTAGCCTCCACCTCAgtttcacagatgaaaaaaacAGAGATCCACAGAAGAGGTGTGGCTTCATCAAAACTCCATTGAGAACAAGTCAGAATCAGGCTGGGACTGCGTCTCCAGGTTTCTCCTCTAGTGCCCTCTGAACTCCACAGCCCTGGAGTCTCCTCTCTGGCTGCAAACTGGCTCCTGTCCTGATGGAGGTGACCTGAGTCCAGAAGTCTCCAGGAGTGAGACTGAGAACAGCCAGATCCTTCCGGGGTAGGACAAGGCCTAGGATGGCCCAGGAGCCCAACATATTTTCAGCACCAAGGACAGCTCAGATGGCCTATtactggggaggggagggctgcgAGGCTGATTGCCCAGCAAGGCAAAGAGAATAATGGGAGAGAGGGAAGGCACTATCTAGCCCAGCCTCCTCACTTTGCACAAAAGGGGACCCAGGAACAGAGAGcagaagtgacttgtccaaggtcacacagcaagtcaatGTGCTGAGCCTCACACTTCTTTAGGTCCCCGTGGCTTATTGGCACAGCCAGGGCTTGAGTCAGTCTCTAAAATTAAGATCACCTGCCCTTGGGGTATggcaaagaagaggaaaatggaaaactaaaaagaaactgCAAAGAGCACCCGGCCCTGATGGGAAGGTCTGTGATTTGCCCCCTAACCGTGAGTTCTTGACAGGAGCTTCCTACTTCCCCTAGGTGATGTGGCCTTTCAGAAACAATTTAGTTACCATGGCAACCTCATTGCAGATTTCATCTCCATGGCAAtccattggattttttttttcaccttcctGGTAACTGCACATGTGACTGCCTATATTTACCTCCCcccaaattaatataaaatcacattttaaaaaatggagtatCTCATTATCCAAGCCTGCAATTGGGGCATAACAAGGCAGCTTGTAGAGTAGAGCACAGCCCAAGGCACAGGAAAGCACTCAGGGTGGTCTTTGGAGGAGCAGCTCTGCCCTCTCACAGTCATTGCAAACCTCTCCTAATCTTTATAGCTCAGTGCATCTTAAGCTCACCATGAGAAAAATAATGTCTCCTCTTCTGTATTTTACCTGGTGTCTTGCCCACAGAAAGGCCTCAGAGTTGCCTCTGCTGGCAAGAAGAGCTGGGGcaaagagacagaggctgaaCTTCTGGCCACAACCTCTTGCTCACGTTGTCCACTGCATCCCAGCTTGGGGCACCCCTGGAGCTGTTCCCACTTTTTGCAGGAGACCTCATTTGCCTGATCTGTGGGCTCTGGGCACCCCCTTCAACATGGCCTCACCTGTCATCCATTTTCCAGGAAAGCGGCATGGTTTCTGGTCCACTACAGACACTTCTCTATTCTCCACCAAtgctatggatttttaaaatatctgtcttGATGTCTATAATGATATATAGCTGGCTGGAGTGGGTATTTATCcaccatctccctctctctctccctctctctctctctctctcctttttgtgTTTATAAATGACAACTTACTAATCAACTTATAGTTTGTCTAGTGATGGTGTTGGATCATTTATTTCATTACCATCTTCTTCAACATCAGTAGCAGTAGTGGTATTTGATGACTGAGGGGCTGCCACTACACTCTGTAATGAACACAGTGAGAAGAGCTCACCAAAAATGTTCCTCCACCACCCAAACAATGAAGCAGAAAAATTATGGCATggctttatttcaaaatttcaattaaaaatatgacataCACCAGCTGTTCACCTTCCACATGTCTTTTGAAAACAAACAGACTTGAATTTGAACCCTGGTTCCAATAATTATTAGCTGTCATTTTGGATGAGAGATTAAGCTCTTTGAGCCTTGGTGTATTAAATGGAGATGACAACAATATCTGCCTTGAAGAAATTATGTGATATGAGTTATGAGAAAAATTGGAAAGGATTATAAGACAAAAGATGAAAAGTGTTTCACACCTTTCCTGCCACATGGAGGATCCTCTCTAAATGGCTTATTAGCACCTCAAAGGGGAATAGTTTCCATGGACTTACCCCCCTACCCGCCACCACCCCTATCACTTCAGAATGGTTGCAGATTCCATCCTGAAGCCTGAAAATGCTTCCTGCCAAAAGATCCCAGGGAGATGAGCCAGAATGTGAGACCTCCAACACAGTCATCAGCTACATTCTTTCACCTAAGTCCACCTGCTGTCTCCTGATGCTGTCTCTGCATCAGGCCATGTCTGTTGGCCTGTCTGCCTGTGTCAGTCTGGGAATGTAGAGCTCTGAGTGTTAACTGCCAGGGCCACTGATCCCTGCTGACTGGCATGCTTCTCCAAGATGGTAGAGATGGGGGGGGggcatctcacacacacacacacacacacagagccaggTGACCAGTTTATGAGAGCCAGTTGTCTAActctgttggatttttttttgtctattcgtttgtttgctttttgctgAAAATTCTAGGGTGCTCCCCATGGATTAAGCTCTCCCTATCCATGGACTGGAGTGTAACTGTCACCAAATCTTGAGTTTAAGGGCATAGAGGCTGCAGGGGTAAACAGGTGCTGCCTCAGGACACCCCTCTTCCCCAGCTGCCATCTCAGGGGCCTGGAGACCTGCCTAGCCCAGCCTGAGCTGGGGTTTGGAGCCCCGGGTATCCATGTATCTGGTAAGATCTTGATTGATAAGAAAGGATCATAAGCTGCACTCAGAAACCCCACTAAAGTCCTCTGTataaaatgggggagggggtttgagtgtgtgtgttgcACGTGTATGGCTTTTCCCCACAATTGGAGTGCTGGGTGTGGGTCAATTTTATCTGCACCCACCACTTCTTCTCAGGCTTCATTCTTTCCACTGCTGCCACCCCTGGTTCTCTAGGCTGCTCTTCGTCTGCTGTGagttggggtatcaggggagcaCGGGGAGGGCAACTCCCAGCAGCTGTAGCTGAGCACCCCTGTGGTGAACTCAGCTCAGACCAGCAAATAGAGAGGTAAGTGGAGGTGATGAGGTAAACCCTCCCTACTGCCCCCCCATCCTGGGGGACATCCTGCCAAGGAGGGCACATCTGACACCAGAAATACCACCCCCTGACTCAGAGGAAGAAAAGTGGAGGTGCCCTGAGGTGCCTGGCCCTAAGGAGCAGAGCGGGTGCaggagcagggggtgggggccaGGGCACTGCAGGCTGGGGCTGGACTCTAGCTCTGCCACCCCCTTGCTCACCCTGTCCCTGGCACAGTGCGGCCCACAGCAGCCTCACCATGGGCACTGGCTGCATGAATGGACTTGGGCAAACTCGTTAGACTGAGCCTTAGTCTCCCCTCCTACAAACAGGCAAGTAGGGGAAGTTCTGCTCCTCTTACTCACCAAGGCTGTGCAAGCCTGAGATCACAGAGAGTGGAAACTAGAGTTGCACAGGGaggtcctggctctgccccttctCAGTAGACCTGGGaaacctcatctgtaaaaaggaatggaaatgaACCCTTGCCTTGAGGGTGTGGGGTAAAGCATAGAGCTTGGAGTTTGGCACATTAGACAGTCATATATGATTTTCATCCTGCCTTTGGAAGTTCTTTGGAAACTACAAAATGCTTTCCAAATATGAGATACTGCTTTTCTGTCCAGGGATCCCATGTCATAGAACCAAATATATTTTACTGAGAAAGAATTCacacagtaaataaaaataacagtaatcaCAAGAATTGTCtcttacatgccaggcactgtgcttgtgCTGCTGCTTTACACACTTCATCTCTTGTGGGCTATGGGTCCTATTGCCTCATTTTGTGCATAAgccaactgaggcacagagatgttgAGTTACTtctccaaagtcacagagctagggggcagggcagtgaggaTTTCAAAGACCAGGGTCCCAGGCCTTCTCTATTCTGAAGACAGGACCCTCTGAGATTTGGCCCTTATATCCTGGGCAGGCTTCGTAGGAAGAGCTCTCACTGCCCGGGTGGAGAACCAGCCCCTTCTCCATCCTCCACCCAGATTGCTCCAGGCTTGGGATTCACATCCAGGCTCCCCTCCCTGCAGCACTGGGCCTCGTGCTCTTATGTAACTCggtgctcccacccccacccctgcagttAATATAAGGCCGCCCAGTAACCACACTGCAAGACAGCCAGGCCTCAGGGTGAACCAGCAGGGGCGGCAATTGTGGTCCCtcaccctccaccccatcccaggATCCCACCACGTGAGCTGTCTTCCTCCCACCTTGCGGCTTGAGTCTGCCTGCATGTGTGAACATACGCTCACGCACATGTGCCCGTAAGTGCGTGCCCCCCCCGCCACATGTGCAGAGTTGTATATGTGGGTGTACCACTTATGGGAAGGATgacagcaggtggtacctgtctcctctgtcctctttctttttaaacagtgGGAATCCTAAAAAACTTCCCCACTAATGCTTTTCTTTTCAGCATGTTCAGGAAACAACTCTTGCATTGCCTTCCTCTTGCCCCAGTCACAATTAGTAGCAGACTCATTTTATCAGAAGGAAGTGTCTGTCATGTTCCCTCCAACTCAGACAGCCAGGAAATGGGGTCTAAGCCCATGTTCCTCCCGAAACCCTCGTTTCCCAGTCATTTGGGGTTTTGCCTGAATGTATGCAGTTGTCTGACCTGCGTTCTCCAAGCCATCAGGTCAACCTAGGCCCCAGACACCTGTCTGGGAAGCCAAATACCGGGGCTGCCTAAATCACTAAAGGCTGTTCTCCCCCAATCAGGCTGAGGCTGCAAGTCACACCAAAGCATCAAAAGAACGTTCTCCACATTACAGGCCTTACCCCATAGACGACTTGCAAGGAGCCCTTGTGCCCCTGACCTTCACAATCCTGTCCTAACTGGACAAACCCTCCCAGAGctgaggctggggcagggggtgggtgggagggaggcacATCCAGATGATGGTGATTCTGACTGCACAGGAGGGCTTGGGAGCCAGGAAGATTCTGGATTCTCCATAGTCAGTAACCAGCTATGCTTTTGTTGAGatacctgcccctgcccctgggccCCAACGACTGAAATAGTGCCAGGACATGAGATTGAGTTTCCCGTCACTTTTCCTTTCCCAATCCAGTTAAGGCTTCAGCCATCTGTCTTCTCATTCACCTTCACTTCCACTCATAgtaaagagagaagagaggggaaaatccACCAGAGCCCACTCCCAAACCTTCCAAGTAGCAGGGTGTCCTAGTGGGGCTGGCACTAGGCTAAGGGGGCAAGCTCAGGCCACAAggcccagccccctgccctgggGCCCTATAACTGAATTTTTAACTAGATCCAGTTCCCCCCATCCCTTCCCTGGCAAttgaattttatttgttcattgtcCTGATTATTAATTTTACTGTATCCCTCTTCCCCCTTTGGACTCAAttcactgattttgtttttttttcccccctttcaaaAAATAGACTCAAATTTCCCAAAGACTTAATTAATCTCGCCAACTGATGGGTGGGTCTGTAGGACTTGCCTCCGCGGCTGCCGGCTCCAAAAACCGTTTTCTTTGCGCTCCCAGGCTACAGCCTccgcggggccggggccggggacaggcggggatggggagggggctgctctGCCTCGACGGCTCCCCCGCAGGGAGTCCAGGCGTCTACACGCGGGGGCTAGCTTCTCCTGGATCGACTCAAAGTGTCCGCCGCTAAGGCACATGTCACTCCCCTTGACACACACCTTGATACCCACACACTCtaacacacgtacacacacacacacacacacacacacaccacagaggCGCGACTGGGAAGCCCCCGGAAGCCCGATGGCTGCAGTTTTATTacaagatttcttttaaaatgcaaaatcagAGCAACAAGCTCAGCTACTCGGATTCTTCAACTCTCCCCCGACCCTGCTCGTaaccgcccccacccccccaccacaaCACACAAAACTCCCACGCGAGCGATCTCAGCCACAAATTGCATTCCACACCCACTCGCACTCCGCCCCAACTTCTCAAAAAAAATGGTTAAGAAACCCTAACCCCTCACCCATCCACCCTCTACTCTCCCCCTCCAACCTTCCGCCCCCCAGGGTCAAGGCTGAAGCCCCCTCCGGATCAAGCCGGGCGTGGAAGTCCCTTCCCGCGCTGCAGCCGCCAATCCCGCCGCATCCCGGGACCCGGTGCCCCGAGGCGCGTCGCTGCCCACCGCGCTGTCCGCCCGGAGACGGCTGCAGAGGTCCGGGAGCGGGGCGAGGGTCCtgcccttccttcttctcttccttcaagAACCGCTCGCGAGGGCGGGCCGCGGCGGGGCGGCGCTCAGTACAGCCCCAGGATGGCGGCGCCCACGTCCTTGGAGGGCCGGCGCTCCTCCACCAGAAAGTTGATCATGCTCTCCGACTTGATGAGCAGGTTGCAGCCCAGGAAGAAGACGCCGAAGACCACGGTGAGCGACAGCACGCAGAGCACAGCGATCTGCGCCACGCGCGACACCCACAGGCTGCGCTCGTCGGGGGCCAGCCCTGCGGGGACCCCGTCGCCGGCCGCCAGCGGCGCGCCCCCGGGGCAGCAGCCCAGCCACGTGCCCAGCCCGTGGCTGCGGTTCCCCAGGGCcggcccgccgccgccgcccgcgccgCCCGCCGCCTCCAGGCCGCTGTGGTTCAGGAAGGTCGCGTTCATCGCTCGGCCGCCAGCCCCACGTCCCGGCTCGCGGGTCCGGGCGCACGGGGAGGCTGGCCCGCGGCCGCGCGCTCGGGCTCGCTTCGGAGCACCCGGTTGACTGGTGCCCGGGGAGGGAGGAGGCGGGGAGGAAGGGCGCCCTGGCACCCCCTCGCGCTGCCTCCGCTGTTCACCCGACGGGAAGCGGCGGCGGAGTGGAGAGAGCAACAGGCAGCGTAGGAGCCGGAGCCGCAGAGCAGCGCGCGTCGCCGTCGCCCGCGGCGCTCCCAGCCCGCCCGCggcccctcccccagccaccGCCCGCCCCCGGGCCCCGCCGCGTCCCCGAGAGCCGGAAAGCGCGGCGAGagcagccccccaccctgccacccCCGCCCCGGTCCGAGAACTGCAAGGGGTCGGGAGACCCGGGACAGCTCCCCACCCCCGGGCCAAGGAAGCTTGACCCCCTTGCGACAGCCATAGTCTGGTAAGTTCCACCTGAAGTCTGTCCTGAAACACCCCCCGGGAAGCTTCCTAGACATCAGAGGAATAGTTGTGACCCCCGGCGTGGCCTTCCCAATCCCCTTTCTCTACGCGACTCCGCGTGGCCCTGGGTCGCCCGGCCGTGCCGCGCCGCCCCCTCCGGAGTCCCCCCAGCTTTTCCCGGGCTAAGGCTGTAGCGGCGAGAAGCGCTGTCTGCCACCTCCCCTcggccaccccacccccgcctcccGACCCCCGCcccatttggttttttttttttttttactgaaaaataaattattgggtttatttttctttcttttttacaaaaaatGTGGTCATTATAGACTAGTTAGAAAGTATGGattagtaaaatgaaaaaatctaAAACCTCATAATCCTACCACCTGGACAGTGTGGGCCTTGATACAGAatcttcctgccttcctttttcTATGTGTGTGTCACtctacacatacatgcacaatAAGGATGCTTTGTTCAAACAATGTTGTGTAATGTTGTTTTGTGACATTTTGTTAATTAACAGTGTGTCTTTTTATACTGATAAATTTTCATGTACAACAGTTGATTCTCCAATATTAGCATACATTAGAATCAAGAAGTGGTGTTTCAAGATATCCactaccataatttatttatgcaAGGCCGTTATATTTGAATATGTGAGTTgtttctctctcccccaccctctctccccctcctcctcttcctcctccactctctcttttttgcAACAGAAACAATATTGCAACTACATCTTTTGTGCAGAaactatgttttatttaaattatgttttcttaTCTAGGTGAAatttacatgatataaattaaccattttaaagtggaaaattcagtggcatttagtatattcacactgttgtgcaaccatcaactGTATCTAGTTGCAAAGCATTTTTAtctccccaaaaggaaaccccacacCCATTAAGCAGTTGCTCCATATTTCCCCCTCCAGTGGCCCCTGgtgtctctacaaatttgcctattctagatagttcatataaatggaatcatctaATATGTGacttcttgtgcctggcttatttcacttagcattatgttttcaaggttcatcgatattgtagcatgtatcaatatttcattcctgtttatggctgaataatattctattgtatggacatactacaatttgtttatccattcatcctttgatgaacatttgggatgtttccacctTTTCGGCTATTGCGAATACAGCTGCTGTGAATGCACATTTATAGTATTTGTTGGAGTTCCcgttttcaattatttggggtatataccttggagtggaattgctgagttgtATGGTAAtgctatgtttaaccttttgagatACCACCGAACTTTTTCACAGtgactgaaccattttacattcccactagcaatgcaccagggttccaatttttcaatttctcaccaacacttgttattttcctttttaaataaattattatagccatcccaatggctgtgaagtggtatctcatggttttgatttgcatttccctaatgaccaatgGTGTTCAGCATCTTTTTATGCGCGTATAGACATTGGTAtatctcctccttctcctccttctttttggtatatcttcttttatgagttctctatatattttggatactagagccttatcagatatatgatttgcaaatattttttcccattctgtgtagtcttttcacttttttgataatgtcctttgatgcacaaaagtttttaattttgatgtgattcagtttatttttgttttcattgtttctcatgcttttggtgtcatatctgagaaatcattgccaaatccaacATTATGAGGAttttcccttatgttttcttctaagagttttatgattttcgctcttacatttaggtgttTCATCCAtctttgagttaagttttgtatatggtgcaaGGCAGGGTTCTGactccattcttttgcatgtggattgcCAATTGTCCCAGGGCTACAGATTATATTTTGAGAActagacctttagaataaaaaagtacatcctaccaaattgccctccagaaaTGTTGTACCAGTTTACACTCTTGCCTGGGGAGTGTGGGTGTCCTCCCCACCAATCCtgtttattgtcattattttgaaaatccaTGCTGGAGTTTATGGAGGAAGGAGAATGGTGTTTCATCCTTGTGTTAATTTGCATTCTTTGATTACTTGttggggggaaggaaagaaagcactTAGGAGGTTTTGCTCTAGTCCAGACAAAAGATGCCACGGGCTGGGGACGTGAATTCTGGTGGTGTAGCAAAGGGGGAGACAAGCAGATGGACATGGGCCCAGCAAATCAGAGTGAGAGGACTCTGGATTCCCCAACATATGAAGCTGTCCCCACTCACACACTCATCCACATAACACGGATTCCTGTGTGTGCATGTCCTTTTatgatgaagacactgaggcacatgtgcacacaaacacaaacacacaacagAGTGGGAAGGGGCCCACCTTGCCCTCCTTGGTCCTGGGAAAGCTGGCCTGGCACCAGGGCACTCGGAGTGTTCCAGACTGGGGTCTCCCTGCCCCAAGCACCACTCCGAGccaggagagaagagggagacaaCAGGTATCCAGccgggacattttgtcctctgcTTTTAGCCTTTGGGTTTCTTTAGGGAAATGCTTGGTTATGTCCTGTGTCCATCTTCCTCCTGAAACCAACCCCCAACCTTCGATACATACTGGACTTAGGGCCCCTGCCCTTGACTCCACCCCGCCGAGGTCGGGCTGCCTGTTGAGCAGAAAGGGGGGTGAGGAAGGGAGCACAAGAGCCTGCCCCTCCAACAAGAGACTGTGAGGAGGGAAGTGGCTGGCCTTTcctttattgagcagctactatgtgCTTGGTGCATTAAATATATTGCTTCACTGAATTCTCACACTAACCCTCAGGTTTTAGCCTGATTGACCCCATGGTTCAGAGTGGTTAACTGATTTACTCAAGAACAGATAGCTAGTTAAGCGccagagtcagaatttgaacccagctctAACTGATTCTGatgcttgctagagaggaacttcctgggagaaagccattttgaaaccagaactttggagcagacgccagccacatgccttcccagctcagctaacagaggttttccagatgctattggccatcctccagtgaaggtacccgattactgatgtgttaccttggacactttatggccttaagactgtaactgtgtagctaaataaaccccctttttataaaagccaatccatctctgatgttttgcattccacagcattagcaaaccagcttatttatatggctccactgatcaaggcccaccccgaatgggtggggccacacctccatgggagtatcccaccagagtcacttcccacagctgggtggggcacatctccatgcaaacaacctaatccaaacattccaacttaatccccactattttgtctgccccacaagattgcatcaaagaatatggctttttctgggggacataatacattcaaaccggcacattccaccccctggaccccagaaaaacatattctttccaaatacaaaatacattcatcccacaataccccagaaacttaaatcatttcagtaacaatagttaagtacaagatcccatcaaaatcaaatataggcatggtcagtcctaaggcataattctcctttagctttggatctgtgaacttattaacaagttatgtgtttccaatgtacaaaggagggacattcataggataaacattcccattgccataaggagaaacagtaaggaaaacagggttaacaggaccaaaacagttcctaaaacctgcaggacaaactccattagatttcgaagtctgagagtcattaacagaacaacgttgcatccttggagACCTGCTGCAGatatggagtgcagctgtgagtgacgttttgaagaggagcaagcttgctagagaggaacgtcctgggagaaagccattttgaaaccagaactttggagcagatgccagccatgtgtcttcccagctaacagaggttttctggacaccactggccatcctccagtgaaggtacccgattactgatgtgttaccttggacactttatggccttaagactgtagctgtgtagccaaataaaccccctttttataaaagccaatccatctctggtgttttgcattccgcagcattagcaaactagaacacatgacTCCTGTTCCCTCTCTTCCACCATCCCTGAGCTGGTTTCTCCAGATGTCTGGGTAGGAGAGATGTTGTCTCCTACCAGGGGCAGGAAGAGATGGAGAGAACTTGGACTCCTCCTAGGAATTCAGGGGTGGGGGGCCCTGCCTGGCCTGGACCCGGCCTGGCAATCCCTGTGCAGTGCTCCCTCAACTCCCTTCTGCTGCTCCTTTCTGCCCTCTCTGGAGCCACTGGTTCTGGCAACTCGGGTCCCTGTTTGATGTGTATTCACTGTCAATTCTTGTAATAACACTGAGAGGTAAGCATATTGGTTATTCATTGCTGCATAACAACTTACCCTCAAATTTAACAGCTTAAAACAAACACTTATTATCTCACAGCATTTCTGAAGGTCAGGAATCCGGGGGCAGCTTAGCTGAGTGGTTCTAAGtgtctctcatgaggttgcagagaaggtttggtcaggggtgggggtggaggatcTGCTTCTGAGATGACCCCCCCACATGGGTGCCACCTGGAGGCCTCATTTCCTCTCCAgagggctgcttgagtgtccttccaacatggcagctggcttcctgcAGAGCCACTCTTGAAGATGGGCTTGAAGGAGAGCAACTGGTGGAAGAGAAGGGACCAGAAGAGTGAGGCTGCCAGTGAGGCCTGCTATCTGTCATGTTTTAATGGAGAGAGGTCACTAGCCCCATTTGGCAGATGAGCAAATGGAGGCttcaaaaccagaaaagaaaagaaaaatcttgcccaaggtcacagagctggtacTTGGCAGAGTGAGGATTTAAACCCTTAGCTGCCTGACAACAAAACACCAAGTTCCTTCCAGCATTTGGCTGGGGGCATGATGGGGGGATTGGTTGGTAGGGAAAGTCCCCGTCCGCGGAGGGCTTGAGAAGGGCCTTAGGAACCTAAGGAGGTGTCTCCCCCTGCTCTAGAGACAAGGAAGCCTCTGGGCCCAGCTGCCACCCACATGGAACTATTTTACCCTCCACCTTAGCGACAAGGCTGCAGCTCCTGGTGCTGGAAGGGCCATCTGGGCAGTTTGGCTGCCCCAGGAGGAGCCTGCACCCAGGGACCCAGTCTATGCCCTCTGTCCCTGCTGCTGTTTCTAGGTGAATCCTTAGTGCTCTGGCATGCTTTGGCCATCCAGGGTCTGTaagaaccccacccccaccccagattcAGAGTATGATAAAATCTCCCTAATTAATAATTAGACCCCCAATTCCACTTGGGAGTCTATCCAAACTAAAAAGTTTGAATCTGCAGACATTTTAAATTGCTCACATCTCAAACTAGGGTAATAAAGGGCTCTTTGCATGAACCACTTTAATGAAGCAACAAGAATGATTACTTATGTATTCACctgtacccccacccccaagaaaaatatagataacCATTGTATGTCAACGTACTTCAGTGTGACCCATTAGCCCTTGAACATAATTTGTTTTCTGGAGAAGTTTCAAACAACCCTCTAGGATCCTATTTACACTATTCATTGATTTGAAAACTCTTCCTGGAGTGGTCAAAGGTTGCCTTCTGCCTGGTTCCTGTCTAAATGATCTCACGTTTCAAATTGGTGGAGGGGAAGTTAATGATGTTTTATTGCATCTGGTtcagaattaaaataaacatgGATTGCCCTCTTCAGCCTTTGCTTCCTAAAGGAGAAGGTGGGGCTGGCGCCTCTCTGTTTATCCTCTGCTGGAAGGCAGAGGGAAGCCCCCAGGCAAGTCAGGCCCAGGCAGTTTTACCCAAGGCAGCAGGAGAAAtgcctggggcagggtgggg encodes the following:
- the RPRML gene encoding reprimo-like protein: MNATFLNHSGLEAAGGAGGGGGPALGNRSHGLGTWLGCCPGGAPLAAGDGVPAGLAPDERSLWVSRVAQIAVLCVLSLTVVFGVFFLGCNLLIKSESMINFLVEERRPSKDVGAAILGLY